A section of the Phacochoerus africanus isolate WHEZ1 chromosome 4, ROS_Pafr_v1, whole genome shotgun sequence genome encodes:
- the LOC125124154 gene encoding olfactory receptor 2T3-like, protein MYSWYQNSQNQTSNADFILVGLFGETRHSILLYTVVFIFFLMALAGNTLLLILIHVEPRLHTPMYFFISQLSLMDLMYISVTVPKMLMSQVTGDQTISPSGCGIQMFFYLTLAGAEFFLLSAMAYDRYAAICRPLHYPLLMNLRVCVCLVSGCWFLGMIDGLLLTPITMSFPFCHSRKILSFFCEAPALLKLSCSDISLYKMLMYLCCVLMLLLPIMIISSSYILILWLIHRMSSSESRRKAFATCSSHLIVVLLFFGAAIYTYMLPGSYHTAEQDMMVSTFYTIITPVLNPLIYSFRNKDVTEALKSRMPSWL, encoded by the coding sequence ATGTACTCATGGTATCAAAATTCACAGAATCAAACATCAAATGCTGATTTTATCCTTGTGGGGCTCTTTGGTGAAACCAGACACTCCATCCTCCTCTACACTGTGgtcttcatcttcttcttgaTGGCCCTAGCTGGGAACACCCTCCTCCTCATCCTGATCCATGTGGAGCCCCGCctgcacacccccatgtacttcttcatTAGCCAGCTCTCCCTCATGGACCTTATGTACATATCTGTGACTGTGCCCAAGATGCTCATGAGCCAGGTGACAGGAGATCAGACAATTTCTCCCTCAGGTTGTGGGATCCAGATGTTCTTCTATCTGACCCTTGCTGGAGCTGagtttttccttctgtctgccatggcctatgaccgaTATGCTGCCATTTGCAGACCCCTCCATTACCCCCTGCTGATGAACCTTAGAGTCTGTGTATGCCTGGTTTCTGGATGCTGGTTTCTAGGAATGATTGATGGTTTGTTGCTCACCCCCATCACTATGAGTTTCCCCTTTTGTCATTCCAGGAAAATCCTGAGCTTTTTCTGTGAGGCTCCTGCCTTGCTGAAGCTCTCTTGTTCTGACATCTCCCTCTACAAGATGCTCATGTACCTGTGCTGTGTTCTCATGCTTCTCCTCCCCATCATGATCATCTCAAGCTCGTACATCCTCATCCTGTGGCTCATTCACAGAATGAGTTCATCAGAGAGCCGCAGGAAGGCTTTTGCCACCTGCTCTTCCCACTTGATTGTAGTGCTGCTCTTCTTTGGTGCTGCTATCTACACCTATATGCTTCCTGGTTCCTACCACACAGCTGAACAGGACATGATGGTGTCAACATTTTACACCATTATAACCCCTGTGCTGAACCCTCTCATTTATAGCTTCCGCAATAAAGATGTCACAGAGGCTCTGAAGAGCAGAATGCCTTCATGGCTGTGA